In Paludisphaera rhizosphaerae, one DNA window encodes the following:
- a CDS encoding amino acid kinase family protein yields MATPAEDRPITVVKVGGSLFDWPALSERLQAFLRSDDVRPDRVVLIAGGGPFADAVRALDVVHGLGERSCHRLALRAMDVSAASLSYLIADAVVVDNLPQIADAWRTARQPILAPRRYLEEIDESGDDPLPLSWQTTSDSIAARIAERLGARRLILLKSSAVVAGDRVEAARLGLVDSVFPHAARRITEVEYVAFRQPHRVSALLA; encoded by the coding sequence ATGGCAACGCCCGCTGAAGATCGGCCGATCACCGTCGTCAAGGTCGGCGGCAGCCTCTTCGACTGGCCGGCGTTGTCGGAGCGACTGCAGGCGTTTCTCAGGTCCGACGACGTCCGGCCGGACCGAGTCGTTCTGATCGCTGGCGGGGGGCCGTTCGCCGATGCGGTGAGGGCGCTCGATGTGGTCCACGGCCTGGGCGAGCGATCGTGCCATCGCCTGGCCTTGCGGGCGATGGACGTCTCTGCTGCGTCGTTGTCGTACCTGATCGCTGACGCGGTCGTCGTCGACAACCTCCCCCAGATCGCCGACGCCTGGCGGACCGCTCGACAGCCGATCCTCGCACCGAGACGCTATCTGGAGGAGATCGACGAGAGCGGCGACGATCCATTGCCGCTCTCGTGGCAGACGACGTCTGATTCGATCGCCGCGCGGATCGCGGAACGACTTGGCGCCCGCCGTCTCATCCTGCTCAAGAGTTCGGCGGTCGTTGCAGGCGATCGAGTCGAAGCCGCCCGGCTTGGTTTGGTCGACTCGGTCTTTCCTCATGCGGCCCGGAGGATCACCGAAGTCGAATACGTCGCCTTTCGGCAACCGCATCGGGTGTCTGCCTTGCTCGCTTGA
- a CDS encoding hydantoinase/oxoprolinase family protein, with amino-acid sequence MSDGIGCSWLAIDIGGANLKAAHSGGEVRSSPFPVWKEPENLSSAIAALISKLPEFDRVAATMTAELCDCFETKRDGVLHIVQALLKALPGHPVLFWGTDGRLHDEASIRSTPLVAAASNWLALASIAAQVAGEEPAILIDIGSTTADLIPLAAGRVAARGRTDAQRLANGELVYAGVGRTPVCALAVELPFQGVTTGLAAEFFATTRDVYTVLGDLPSDPSDSSTADGRPATRERALERLARMVCADRDSCSTDDVEALAQAADDALRDRLAAAARRACASTIGEPRTAVISGSGEFLARRVAEALVGPHGTIRSIGDLWGRDGSDAACARALIDLARDGGRSHGNAR; translated from the coding sequence TTGTCTGATGGAATCGGCTGTTCCTGGTTGGCGATCGATATCGGCGGCGCGAATCTCAAGGCGGCGCATTCCGGAGGAGAGGTGCGGTCGTCGCCGTTTCCGGTCTGGAAGGAGCCCGAGAATCTCAGCTCGGCGATCGCCGCTCTGATCTCGAAACTTCCGGAGTTTGATCGTGTGGCGGCAACGATGACCGCTGAGCTTTGCGATTGCTTCGAGACCAAGCGCGACGGCGTTCTCCACATCGTCCAGGCTCTCCTCAAGGCCTTGCCGGGTCATCCCGTCCTGTTCTGGGGGACGGACGGTCGACTCCATGACGAAGCATCGATCCGTTCGACTCCGCTCGTCGCCGCCGCCTCGAACTGGCTGGCTCTGGCGAGCATCGCGGCTCAGGTTGCCGGCGAAGAGCCCGCGATCTTGATCGATATCGGCTCGACGACCGCCGACTTGATTCCGCTTGCGGCCGGGAGAGTCGCCGCGCGGGGGAGGACCGACGCCCAGCGTCTCGCGAACGGCGAGTTGGTTTACGCCGGAGTCGGACGCACGCCTGTCTGCGCCCTGGCCGTCGAACTGCCGTTTCAGGGGGTGACGACCGGGCTGGCGGCCGAATTCTTCGCGACCACGCGCGACGTGTACACGGTCCTCGGCGACCTTCCATCAGATCCGTCGGACTCATCGACGGCCGACGGTCGCCCAGCCACCCGAGAGCGTGCCCTGGAACGACTGGCTAGGATGGTCTGCGCCGATCGCGATTCCTGCTCGACGGACGACGTGGAGGCCCTGGCGCAGGCGGCCGACGACGCGCTGCGAGACCGACTGGCGGCTGCCGCGAGACGAGCCTGCGCGTCGACGATTGGAGAACCCAGGACCGCTGTGATTTCCGGGTCGGGAGAATTCCTGGCGCGACGCGTGGCCGAGGCGTTGGTCGGCCCGCACGGGACGATCCGAAGTATCGGCGACTTGTGGGGGCGGGACGGGTCGGACGCTGCATGCGCGCGGGCTCTCATCGACCTGGCGCGGGACGGGGGGCGCAGTCATGGCAACGCCCGCTGA
- a CDS encoding ATP-grasp domain-containing protein produces MMEPVPLTILIYEHITGGGMIGEELPESLAAEGAAMRRALAAEFAAASPGHRVIVTRDPRVSADDGPWDSVAIGSIDDLFPLARQADYTVPIAPETDGVLEALTRRLEKSGCSHLGSDAGAVALAADKDSMTRRFRRVGLETPRTKVLEPGAAPPEEWPFPAVVKPIDGAGSIDTFLVESRDEVNRLPGREGRRLIQEYIPGRPMSALFLVHPLAGPFLLTVGDQRIEQTQNRFHYLGGRLPAEEYVDADLLMRAVKAVRDLSGLVGVDFIFDFERRRTVFLELNPRPTTSIVGFLHAAPPGKLAEAWDFPCFQDDYEWHLSIEKACPDFRTTGPIDFSADGRISRHHDWK; encoded by the coding sequence ATGATGGAACCCGTCCCCCTCACGATCCTGATCTACGAGCACATCACGGGCGGCGGCATGATCGGCGAGGAATTGCCGGAGTCGTTGGCTGCTGAGGGAGCCGCGATGCGTCGGGCGCTCGCGGCCGAGTTCGCCGCCGCCAGCCCTGGACATCGCGTTATCGTCACCCGAGATCCACGTGTTTCAGCCGACGACGGCCCCTGGGATTCCGTAGCCATCGGGTCAATCGACGACCTGTTCCCACTGGCCAGACAGGCCGATTATACAGTCCCGATCGCACCCGAAACGGACGGAGTCCTGGAGGCGCTGACGAGGCGGCTTGAGAAATCGGGCTGCTCGCATCTAGGCTCCGACGCCGGCGCTGTGGCGCTCGCTGCCGACAAGGACTCAATGACCCGAAGGTTCCGCAGGGTGGGCCTGGAGACGCCAAGGACGAAGGTCCTCGAACCGGGGGCCGCCCCTCCAGAGGAGTGGCCGTTTCCTGCCGTCGTGAAGCCCATCGACGGCGCTGGGTCGATCGACACGTTTCTCGTCGAGAGTAGAGACGAGGTCAACCGACTCCCGGGGCGGGAAGGACGCCGCCTCATACAGGAATACATCCCCGGGCGGCCGATGAGCGCGCTTTTCCTGGTTCATCCGCTCGCCGGGCCTTTCCTGCTCACGGTGGGCGACCAGCGGATCGAGCAGACTCAGAATCGGTTCCACTACCTGGGCGGTCGCCTCCCCGCCGAGGAATACGTCGATGCCGACCTGCTCATGCGGGCCGTGAAGGCGGTCCGTGATTTGAGCGGGCTTGTGGGGGTGGATTTCATCTTCGACTTTGAGCGACGCCGAACGGTTTTCCTCGAGCTCAATCCCCGACCCACCACATCGATCGTGGGGTTCCTCCACGCCGCTCCGCCTGGCAAGCTGGCCGAGGCCTGGGACTTCCCTTGCTTCCAGGACGACTACGAATGGCATCTGAGCATCGAGAAGGCCTGTCCGGACTTTCGGACCACTGGGCCCATCGATTTCTCCGCGGACGGACGAATCTCCCGACATCACGACTGGAAGTAA